Proteins found in one Panicum hallii strain FIL2 chromosome 4, PHallii_v3.1, whole genome shotgun sequence genomic segment:
- the LOC112888987 gene encoding eukaryotic translation initiation factor 1A encodes MPKNKGKGGKNRKRGKNEADDDKRELVFKEDGQEYAQVTRMLGNGRCEAICVDGTRRLCHIRGKMHKKVWIAAGDIVLVGLRDYQDDKADVILKYMNDEARLLKAYGELPETLRLNEGVDVDGPEDGEEGSDYIQFEDEDIDKI; translated from the coding sequence ATGCCGAAGAACAAGGGTAAGGGAGGCAAGAACCGGAAGCGGGGTAAGAACGAGGCGGACGACGACAAGCGCGAGCTCGTCTTCAAGGAGGACGGGCAGGAGTACGCGCAGGTGACCCGCATGCTCGGCAATGGCCGCTGCGAGGCCATCTGCGTCGACGGCACGCGCCGTCTCTGCCACATCCGTGGCAAGATGCACAAGAAGGTCTGGATCGCGGCGGGCGACATCGTCCTCGTCGGCCTCCGCGACTACCAGGACGACAAGGCCGACGTCATCCTCAAGTACATGAACGACGAGGCGCGTCTGCTCAAGGCCTACGGGGAGCTCCCCGAGACGCTCAGGCTCAACGAGGGCGTCGACGTCGACGGGCCCGAGGACGGCGAGGAGGGCAGCGACTACATCCAGTTCGAGGACGAGGACATCGACAAGATCTAA